The Candidatus Hydrogenedentota bacterium DNA segment TGAGGTCGTACTCGATCGGCACGTCGTACTGGTTGATCACGCCGTCCGGAACGCCCTCGGGTCCGCTCACGTCCAACGACGCATCGCAAACCCAGCCGGACCACAGGAAAAGCCCCGTGATGTCCGTGCCCATGGATCTTCCCTTACCGGTGGTCGTGTCGCTGGCAAAGCGCACAAACTCGGCCTCCGTTGCCTCGTAGACGCCTTGCGTTGTCACCAGTCCCAGAGCCCAGAGGGCATCGTCGCAGTCTGTGTAGCTGCCGAAGTTGGGATCCGGGTTGAGAGGGTCATCGTTGCAGGCTTGGAGGACAGGGTCCGGCACGAGAATGATCGAGCTGGGCTCTCCGTCAGTAGAGCCGTTGCCCGGTTTGGCCACGATTCGCGCAAAGACGTAATACCCTTGCGGGTCGCTCGGCAACTGCACCAGTGCCGGGTCTCCGTCAAATGCTTCTGCGTAGGGGTCCAGAGCAATGAGCTCTGTGACCGACGATCTCTTGTTGGACACATAGCTGATGGTGGACTGGCCGTATTCGCTGATGAATACGGAGCAACCCCCTATCGCCGTCGGATCGGCCACGAAGCCATCCTTCTTGCCATGAATGTTGAGGTTGAAGTGTGCGCCGCTCGGAAAACCGTTGCTCCGGGCGATCACATCCATCGGCTTGGCCGCCAATACGCTCGATACCGACGTTAGCAACGCCGCGGCCACCACTACTCCAAGGCAGACTATCGCAAGCTTCCTCATCTTCTTTCCTCCCCTAATAGAATTGGCGCCATTTCCGCCTCGGCATGCGCGCCGGCCCGCAGAAGCCGGCTGCGGCATCAGTTCAGCCGAGGCAAGTTCCCGGCTCTCCCCGCACGAGCACGTGGGTGTCGGATAGTGTTCTAGTAGCAAAACACGTGCCTCCAGAGAGGAAGACTGCCGGTGCAGGTAAGGTCTGACATTAACTTATTGATTTGGGGGCTCTTACGTTCGGATCGGGAACCATCTCCGGACCCGGTTCAAGTAGTTTATCCGGCCTTTGTGCCGTGTAAAAACCGCGAAAATCAGGCAAAACGTCAGGAATCGGTGGGCTCGTTTGGACGGTGGCTCATGAATAGGGATTCGCGCGGCGCGCAAGAGAGGAGCCTTGTGGAGAGAATGTTCACCCGCGCCAAAGCCACTTGGGCTGGCATGACCGGGGAGGGCACCGGTCCCACAAGGGCGGGCTGGAAGCCCACACTACTGTGACCGGCGAAGGCGCCGGTCCCATAAGGGGCGCAGGCCGGGGCAGACGCGCAGTCTGGTGGTGGGGAGTCGGCGTCATTTTATGAGCACAACCTCGACGCGGGGGCGGCTTCCTTCCGAGCCGCTTTCGGGGACCAGTTGCAGCCAATGCCTTTTCTTCTGGGGTCCCGAAGGGTCAAGGTCGTTCATGAGCATATTGAACCGGAAACTCTTACTGGCGGCGAGCGTCAAAGGCTTCAGGTGAGACTGGGGAAACGCCGCCTCGTAAACGACCTCGGCGCCCGCGCGCGTCACGGCGAGCCGGACGTCGGTATTCACCGTTTCGCCCGACACATCCACGCCCCAGTACAGAAAAACTTCAGGGCCCTTTTCCGTGAGAGTAAGTCCCCAGCTCCAGCCGTCGAGAAACAGTTCGACGTTGTCGGCCGACCATACGATGTCACCGGCGTAGGGTTGATGAAATTCGTTGTCGTGGGTCTTGACCGCCATGTACAGGAAACCGTCATCCCAGAGGAACCCCAGTTGGCTCGAGAGATCGTCCGTGTCCCGGGCATCGAACCCAACGGGATAGACAAGGGGCATCATCTGGGCATTGCCCCACTCGTCGAGCTTGCCATCAATCGCAGGCCGGGCCTTCGCGCGCCGGGCCTCGAGCACTGGCACGAACTTCAGGTCCTGCACCACGTCCACGGCGGGGCCGTGCTGGGTCAGGGCGTACCGGGTACGAAACGAGGGCACGGGGAAACGGGCCCCTTGCGGACCATCTGCCTCCACGTGAAACGCCAGCACGGCAGCGTCTCGGGCAGGCGCCTCATACGCCGCTTCCACCGGCGACACCGTCCACCCCGGCGCTGGTTCCCACGCTATCGAGGACTTCAGAGGGGCATCATGCGGGTTCTTGATGGTGATCTCGATGTCCTGGTTCGCAGGGCTGCCGAGCGGCACGGGCACTTCCCCGGCGGCAATCCATTTGTTGCGGATGTTATAGAGTTCGTCCATACGGTCGCTGGTGACGGAATCCTCGGCAAGGATAGCGCCGGGTCTAATAACGGCCCACGAGAATTGTTCCCCTCGCACGCGCACCAGTAGATAATGGTTGAAATTGCCCTCTTCCGCGGCGCCGCGCATCCCGTAAACCGACGCGCCGCCGCAAATGACGTAACGCACGCCATCGCGGACCCCGCAATCCCGGTAGACGTGCTCGTGTCCCGCGAAAACGGCCCGGACCGGATGCCCGCGAAACAGCGGCGCCACATTGCCCCAATGTTTTTCCCAGCTTGCCTCCGCATCGTCAGGATCGCCGTCATGGGCGAAGTAGGGCTTGTGCAGGAACACGAAGATGTTCTGGGCATCGGTCGAATCGAGCTGTTCTTTCAACCAGGCGGCCTGCTCGTCCGAAATGCGGTCGACCGCGCCGACTTCCTCGCTGTTCAAGAGCACGAACAGGGAATTGCCGCAGCGAAACGAGTAATGGGTTGGCCCGATGCGCTCGAGCCAGATGCGCTCGGTGGCTTCATCGCTGATGTCGTGATTTCCGGGCGATGGCAGGTAGGGCGGCTCACACGCGGCGATGACCTGTTCGAACAGGTCCCATTGCGCCGGTACCCCTTCTGCGGCGCCGCCGAGAACGATGTCGCCCGCCTGCACCACAAAATCCGGTTGCAGGATGTTGAACTCGCGGATGGACTGCTTGAATACCTCGGACTGCTCAAGAGGCTCGAGGGTGTTTGAATCGGCAATGACGACAAAATCGATGGCGTCCGGAGCCGCTGGGGGGTTCTGGCGCAGGCGCTCGAGCGACTCCTCGATCAGGGACTCTTCCGCCCACGATGTCGTGGCCAGGCCTAGGAGGACGAAGAAGACGACGGCCAGCATGTCATTGCGGTTCGCATGCATGGTACCTATCCTTTTGACCGGCGGCGCTGTTAACACCACGCGATGGTTGCGTTATACCGTTACGAGCCCATGCTAAGCGAGACAAGAGCGATCTTCAAGCCCCCGCGCCCGGGCCGTATGGCTATGGGGCGCAGCCTGTATTACAATGGGACAAGGTTCAG contains these protein-coding regions:
- a CDS encoding metallophosphoesterase, with protein sequence MHANRNDMLAVVFFVLLGLATTSWAEESLIEESLERLRQNPPAAPDAIDFVVIADSNTLEPLEQSEVFKQSIREFNILQPDFVVQAGDIVLGGAAEGVPAQWDLFEQVIAACEPPYLPSPGNHDISDEATERIWLERIGPTHYSFRCGNSLFVLLNSEEVGAVDRISDEQAAWLKEQLDSTDAQNIFVFLHKPYFAHDGDPDDAEASWEKHWGNVAPLFRGHPVRAVFAGHEHVYRDCGVRDGVRYVICGGASVYGMRGAAEEGNFNHYLLVRVRGEQFSWAVIRPGAILAEDSVTSDRMDELYNIRNKWIAAGEVPVPLGSPANQDIEITIKNPHDAPLKSSIAWEPAPGWTVSPVEAAYEAPARDAAVLAFHVEADGPQGARFPVPSFRTRYALTQHGPAVDVVQDLKFVPVLEARRAKARPAIDGKLDEWGNAQMMPLVYPVGFDARDTDDLSSQLGFLWDDGFLYMAVKTHDNEFHQPYAGDIVWSADNVELFLDGWSWGLTLTEKGPEVFLYWGVDVSGETVNTDVRLAVTRAGAEVVYEAAFPQSHLKPLTLAASKSFRFNMLMNDLDPSGPQKKRHWLQLVPESGSEGSRPRVEVVLIK